Genomic DNA from Eleutherodactylus coqui strain aEleCoq1 chromosome 8, aEleCoq1.hap1, whole genome shotgun sequence:
agcaacggagcaggtaagtggaataacttctgtatggctcatatttaatgcacaatgtacattacaaagtgcattaatatggccatacggaagtgtataaccccacttggtttcgcgagaccacccctttaatgtcacaGATTaatgtataaaggcccatttacatggagcgatgatcgttcaaaaatcggtaaaaagcgattgtttgagcgatcatcgttgcgtctaaacgcgagaccattgtgcacttttcctgcactgctagctgatcgttaagttcaggccaacctaaaaatcattgttcagcttcatcagcagttctccgcggctagtgctgatagcatggtttcccgctggagaacaaaggaactgaatgcagataagagccctcgggctattaactgctttcagctgagGCTTCATTTGCATTCTAATAagctatggggacctttggtgcacaaatactcaggaaaatagagcatgctgggttttttgtgtgaccgaaatctgcaggaaaaatatgtgcatgttgacgaactcattgacatcaatgggttctattctctgcgtaccgTGCGCGcacattttgcatgtgcaaatacacccatgtgaagggggAGTAAACATAGTCAATCCGATGCCTTGTTTAATTGCGTTTAACCCACTAGTCTGTGGGTCCGTTAAACGCCACGTTTCCATCTGTTAATCGGCGTTTGAACGTGTGTTTTTCAAACAGAAAGGCcctaatcagaggcgtaacttaaagctcctgggccccaatgcaaaacctggaacggggccccaaattataatgctttattcatagtactgggctccctatatggagaagagaggccttatgggccccctaagggtcctgggcccgggtgcaaccgcatcccctatagttacgcccctggccctaATAGACAAACCTtctctgttgcccctagcaaccaatcgcagcgcagctttcattttatccaCAGCAGTATAagatgattggttgccatgggcaacaagaGATTTTCCTTTAGACACCTCCATAACCGTGGGGCTCTGGGACCAGAGGTGCCTACTTCATGACCCAACCCTGTACCAGCCATATCTTTATTTATTAGTCTATATCAGTGTATTACTGGGAACATAGCAAAAAAACGACAACAAAAAGCTTCTTGTTCTCTCAGACATGACACTGTCCAGCACTGCCTGCTCGGGACAGGAACTGGAAGTGACATTGCTCTCCAGCAGAAGAAGCGCCTTCATGTGACACTAAGGTCATTCCGTCCCCTCCTCCTAATATCACCCAGTAAATGCTCTTTGTACGTCCAACTAAGTGTCAATAAAGTTGTTACAAAGTGACCTTGAATGCGTTCCCCGCCTTCCATCCGGGTCCTCTTTATAAAGAGCGTAGTGCGCGTGCGTGTTGTCCTCCGTTCAGTTCGACCCCTGGTGCCGGTAAGAGGAGGGATAGTGGCCAGGCCCGGGGCCGCCTGTAATCCGCGGCCATCCGCCCCATCTATGTCCCGTAGTGCCCTCTGCTCCTGTATTATCACTACCGCCCCCTCCGGCCGGCACGTTCCGCGCTGTATTTCCTCCTGTTCCCCCATTATTCCGCCTGACATTTCCGCTCTCTGACTTCTCCCTGTTTTTCCGCAGAGGGACTGAGATTGCTGACTGACCGACTCCCCGCCGCAGCACAGCCCTCAGGAAACATGTATGCCTGCGCCAAGTTCGTGTCCACCCCTTCTCTGGTGAGTGCCGTGCAGCGGTAGAGCCGGGCCTTCTGCCTGCAGTGGATTATTCCGTGGGCCTCTGTAGGTCAAAGTCAGAATGTCTTTGCAGATGTTTCCCCCCCGCCCTGCTGCACTTTGGTTTAATCTTGCCACTTTTTAAGGCCGTCTGGTTTTACAATGTAGGTTTTCAGCGTTCGGCGGCCTGCTGCTGGGTGTGACCTTAACAGCGCTGACAGCCCAAGGACATGAGCAGGCCGCCATTCATCCCGCCGCTGCAGTGTGCCCGTGCATGGGAGATCTAGATTGTTACATCTGCAGGGTGTTCGCTACATTGTGGCTGTTGGAGCTGTTTGTTACTGGCTGCTAGGATTGCTGATCTTCCACACCACtgactgattttttttattttttttttttgatcagtGCAAAACCTGACCAGCTTTATGGTGACTGTATGCTTTTTACAtcagtgtgttttttgttttgtttcccccccccccccccccttcccatgcaGTCTGTGACTACATTGACTCTAATTTGTTTAAGTTCTGTCAGTTTCAAATTAGGCGATCTAGGCCAGATCCTCACAATTTGCGCATGCAGTACACAATAACCCATTTAAATGGGTTCGTTCATGAGCGCTTATTTTGCACGTGCAATTTAACTGcgcaaaaatacagcatgttctagtCACCTGCATATTTGCACTGGGAGCAAATAGAGCTAAATGGCCATTTCAGTAGCTAAGACCacatttgcgtgcacaaaaaagttAAGGCGCATGCAAGAACGCAACATCCAATGCCTGTAAGAATctggcctaaaggggttgtctggttactttcTAAATGTAATGGAAGGTGTAGCTGTGAGAAAACAAATATATCAATAATTACCTGTCCTTGGAGATCCAGTGCCATTGTCCTGGTCTGACAGTCAGGTGATCACAGCCTGCAGCATCCATGCTTACACCTTGGGCGCCAGGCGATCTgaacagtattagtgtatcttgactccaccggaTGTACTgctggagccaagatacaaggagtttACCAGGGGGTTGCCACcccctgtttctgattggctgtcctGCATTCTCCCCATCCTCGCCCTCACAGTAGCCACCGCCAGCTGCCGTTGAAGGTGAGACAGCGGTGGGGACTTATGAGAGCTGCTGGGCAGGGGACGACGCCATCCCTTAGTTGGTGGCGCTGCCGGGGTCTTAGGGGTGCTCCTGTGCAagggagcagtgaccggcggacTGGTGAAGTAGACAATGTTGCTGTGGGCCGGAGCGCTGAGCGTCTATGGGTTCACGGCTCTGCTGATGTGGGCCGCAGCGCTGAGCTGCACCGCTCTGCAGTTCAGTGGTGCAGTTCCGCTGCTTGCCGGCCAGCGGTCGCCACTTCCAGGACATGGATCGGTGAGCGCTGCAGAGCAGCGGTGGGGGGTGGGCAATGTATATTCACCTCTGCACTTCCAGTGTTCCTGTGGCTCCACTACACACATCGGCAGGAGGTGTCACGGCAAGGAAGGATCGGCAGGGACAGTCACAGCTCCCCGCTACAAGGCAGCGGAGGTGACATCGGGGCCAGCAGCAAAAGCTGTGAAGGCCAGAAAAGGGGGGACAGTGACAGCGCAGCTGCTTTGTCCATAGCTTGCAAAAGTTGACGGTACACTCTGCAATAGAAACACTATCAggcagcacggtggctcagtggctacgcttgtaccttgcagtgctgggtgtCTGGGTTTAAAATCTTACCAAGGACCTCAGCATGGCGTTTGCTTGGCCTGGTGTCTGAGTTTACTCCAGCTTTCTCCCACACTCAAAAAAATGCACTAATAGGCCAGTGTGGATCTGAAGCCCCCCTCTCCCCCAGGGACAAGGCATGACGAAGGCACTGCTCATCTGTGGGGTATGTATGTGCTACTAACCTTCCTGTAATTTCTTGTTGCCAGATCCGTGCTGGGTCCAGAGCTCTGTACAGACCAATCTCTGCAACAGTCCTGTCTCGGCCGGAGGGTCGAACTGGAGAGGTAACGTTACAAAGCACTTTGATATAAGTTTAATGTATACATGAACTGTGGATTATTAAGACTGCAATGTTCTTACTGCACAGACCACTTCTAGGAATGTCACCTCCTGCAGCATGTTTCATGTTAACTGACTGGCATTATTCAGTAGGCCGTTAACATGAAGGGCATCCTTGGTGCAGGTCACTGGGTGACTTCAAGGGCATGACCTGTGTTGTAGGTGTAATCACAGGATGACTGAGTTAAAGCAGTTTTCCAGGAAAATGCTATTGATGCCCTAACATTTTGGAGAAGTCACTAGCTGATTGGTTGaggtcctgagtggcagatcaGCTAATCGGGGCCCGCTCTCAGCACAGCTACACAGTGGTAGGGAGCGGAAGCTACTTCCCTGACCCGGTGTAGTGGgcagcactggtaattgcaggcacagctcattgATGTAAACTTACATGGGTAAGAGCAGCTGCTTACACTGTATTCCGTTTGTTGTGCTGATAGCGGCCACTtgggcagcagaccccagctaacaactattgattgcctacacgaaggatagttcatcaatggcATTTCCCTGAAGAAACCCTGTAAGGACTAATATTGTGAACTTTACAGTACTTCTGTTTTCTTCTAGGGGAGCGCACTCCTCAATGGGACACACAACCCCTGCACCCAGTTGGTATTGAGGGAATTCCAGACCAGTGCAATCAGCCGGGACATTGACACAGCTGCTAAATTCATTGGTGCCGGTGCTGCCACAGTCGGTGTGGCTGGCTCTGGTGCTGGTATTGGAACGGTTTTTGGTAGCCTCATCATTGGTTATGCCAGGTAATTCATTGTCTTGTGATATCTTGCAGACATCGGGGCTCAGATCTGTAATGTTGGGATGACTGCATATAGTATGTTCCATCATACAGTACTGGGAGTTACTCAGATTCCACATCTCTAAATGAGAACATTTACAGGGTTTCTGCGTCAGCCTAGCTCCTAATTTCTGGGGCAGTTATGACGTGAGAccttaatcatttttgtttttcgtACTGGTTTCTTCATCCCTGTGTTCCAAGAGTTATAActgagtggggttttttttgggagggaagAGGTTGTCTTAATACATGTgttaaatttttttcttacatttttttcactGATAAAATTGGGCAGAAAATGCAATTATGACCCTTTTTGCAGATTGAGCTGTAGCTTTTTGGTATCAAAAGGGGGTAAATGCAACTTAATCAGTTTCAAGTGGCGGAGGAACCGTTTTTGTTCACATAggtgacttgaacttgtgatcttaATTTGTAGATTTTATACTTTATTTTGTGCCTTTTAGTGGCTGCCTACACTAGCAGCCTATTAAACCCTacttgtggcagggcttaataggctgagATTGATGTTAGGCCCTAGGCTGCTATAGCAAGACATTGGCCCTATGCAATTGCATGGTGGGGGGAGGCAGGATGCTGCAGTGAATATGTACCCTGGCATTGAAGCAGATAAAGGGCTGCGGTCAGAACTAGCTGATGACTGCTTCAGCTATAAGAAACGAGTGATGGCTGCCAAGTATGGAGTAGGCTAGGTTCCCATGCCCGCTGCAATATGACCACAGCTATCATAGGTCTTGAAGGGGTTGAAGTGTATTTCATTCAGTACTCCAGTATGTCTTGTGTGATGAACCTCTAGAAGGAAAATGCTGGACAGCTTCTATGTAAACGCTAGCTGTTCCCTGCTGGCTAGTGGCACATCTTGTGGTTCCTAAATGGATGTCTGCATCCTAATTGCTGGGATTTAATGCAGTATTGCAAGAAAGGGATTCAGGTTCTGCATTTAGTCTATATTAAAGGGAAGGTGTAAACGGTTAGAGTCCAACTAGTGTCATTACCCTTAAGAGTAGAAACGGCAGAAAGGCGCGATGTAGGTTGTCACTTGCTAGTGGGCAGAGATCCAATCTAACGTTCAAGGTCAGGCTGGACATTGGTCTACAGTATGGTTGTACCTAACCTACTGTTGGCTATTAATGATTAGGCTGATGTGTTAAAGTGACTACAAATGTAACTGCTTGCAGGGGGTGGCAGTACGTACCCAGGACAAATGGGAACCTTGCTAGTATTAATGTCACATTACTAAATTAGCACTCTTCTGCTTTTGACTTAATTCTCCCCGAAGTAACGTATCCGGTCAGCCCAACTAGTCAAGAGaagcttttttttgtgtgttttttttttttctctcccccaaAGTACAAAGTAGCGCTAATGTCACGCTGAGAACTTGTAGTCTTGCCTGACTAATGTTTATAAGGGTTTGAGAGTGCATCGAACTGTATATGGACCACATAAGGCTCACATCTTGTAATGCATTGTGTTGGCAAGATTCAAAGAGTTTGTTTAACTGTATATTGATAGCTTTTGCTCAGGCtataccatcaatagtagattggcaaggATCAGCTGTTCACCTGGCAGCTGTACCATGCAGTTTCTCagtgggaagcagacagctctgttccaactgcagtggtcaggcttggtattacaggcaaaactCACAGCaaagcattcacttcaatgggatctgtgcctgtaataccaaagctGACCATTACGGTGGGAGCAGAGCTGTCTAGTTTCGACATATCGGTTCACTGCGTGACCATAGACATGCTAAACAGTGGAGTTCACAGGCAGCAGACCATTGCTGATCTACTGACTtgcttatcctatggataggccatcaatagtttacaactagttttttttttttttttgtttgtttgtttttttttaaaggggttgtttttccTCTTCATCTTATGACTTAtcccctggataggtcatcagtaatttgATGgatggggtctgccgcttgggatccccatcACATGACTGTCCAGTGCAACCAGTTAGATGTTGGTGATCAGGAGTAGGAGCACCAGTTTCacccctgttgaaatcaatgggaagacCGCGCTACTACTTCATTTCCTCCTGGTCAGGACTTTGCATCCATTCCTGAccaggagaggagcaggaagtAGAGTAGCAGCATAGCACTCCCATTAAcatcaataggagtgaagccggcACACTTGTGCTGCTCACCATTGACTACATCCAGCCTGCTGCACAGCAAGACAGACTATCTGCTAATGGATGTGAATCTAGAGCAGCGGACCACTGTccatctactgatgacctgtccaatGGATAGaggacagacaacccctttaacaatatacaATACATATAACTCCAAATTTGACATTATGAAAAAGATGA
This window encodes:
- the ATP5MC3 gene encoding ATP synthase F(0) complex subunit C3, mitochondrial, whose amino-acid sequence is MYACAKFVSTPSLIRAGSRALYRPISATVLSRPEGRTGEGSALLNGTHNPCTQLVLREFQTSAISRDIDTAAKFIGAGAATVGVAGSGAGIGTVFGSLIIGYARNPSLKQQLFSYAILGFALSEAMGLFCLMVAFLILFAM